The window TGTAAAATCCCAAACAATCATGAATGGTGCTACAAGCTTTTGAGGCACAGTAACACCATATATAGCTAAGCTCCTTAGAACAGATTCCACACCCCTCTTAACACCAGGAATTTTCAAAGCTTCTGAAAGCTCCTTATCATCACCATTAAGAAGCTTCACACCAGCTTTCACAACAAAATTGATTAACTCTATCAAAAACCTTATTTTTAGTGGACACGAAACCTCTGCTCCACTAATCTTTGTCAAGGCATAGTACAGAATTGACTTGTTAGCATCTTCACCATCTACTTTGCAACAAACATTTTTCGAAGCATATTTAAAGAAAGACCTAATGGCCTTGTTGCCAAGGAAAAACCTCATTGATGCAAGAAGTGATGAGACGCCACCTCTCCTCCCCATGCAACACACCATGTAATACCATGTGTTCACAACTCAAATGAAACAATAATCATTGTGCTAAATCATGTTAAGTAAAGAGATTTATATACAAACACTTCAACACTTACTTATAGACTGCAATAAAAAACCATATAAGCTTCACATGATACTCTTTACAAGGTCTTTGTGAAAAACTCTAGATAAATTTATAAAGATTCTCTAAGAAAGTTTTATGGTGGCTGAGACTCTGTGAAAATTCCTGATGTTGCTAAAATCATTATTAAGGGTTTTTATGACCAGGTTATGAACTGTGTTAAATATAATCTTCATTGTCTTGATCCACCATGTTTAACAGCTGGTATGCTTGACCAGTATGGAATTAGCAACTATTCTGCAAAAACAAGTTTTTGGAAAGCTGTAGATAACATCATTAGTAAGTATAACGGGGTTGAGATATTTCGTAGTAGGTTTGGATCTTTTAAGCTTGTTTTTTATCATAACATAGAGGAGATTTATAGAATTGAAAACTCGAACATATATGTCGATGTACTTGATTGTGATATTGTTGAATGTGATATTACACCTAGAAGTCACGTGCTTAGAATTTATCTTGAGGGTGAGTATAGCAATAGAGTTGTTCTAAGAATCAATGTTGTAACACTAGCAAAGCTTGCAGTATTCGAGAATCCATATTTCAAAGATTGTCTAGAGCTTTTTGCAATAGATCCATTCTCCCTAAGTTCAATAATCTCATTAACAAAGTGCATAGCTGTTACGCTCCATAGGCATCAGAGCATATTTAGTATTCTCTTCAATAGAAAACCGAAAGATGTTGTTGACATTGTTAAGCGCTCACCACTAATTAAAAAGTTTGTTGATGTTCATACAGTATTTGGGGAAGGTTTGCAGCAATCATCAAAGCATTGAATGCATGCAAAAAATTTTTAATGTATCTTATTAAAAATTTTGCTATGAAATTAATTTGTTGTGGTGAATGTTATGGGCGAAGCAAAGTCTGATGCTTATGCAATTAGCATAACACCTGACCTGGCTTTGGACTTTGGATATACATATGCTGGTGGCCTAGGTGTTTTGGAGGGTGACAAGTTCTATGCTGCTGGGAAAATGGGGATAAAGTACATTGCTCTTTGTTTGCTTTATAGAAATGGCTATGTTGATTATGATTTTGATTCTGAGGGTAATCCGAAGCCCAGGCCGCAGCCACAACCTCAGGAGTTTCTCAATATACTTAAACCTAGTGATAAGTTTGTTATAAAGCTCAGAAATAGTGATGTTGTTGTAGAAGCTCTTGAGCATCAGTTTGGCACTGCAAAAACTGTTTTCTTTAATGTTGTTGAGCCTGCCTGGGCTAGTAAAATAGTTGATAGAATATATATTGAGGATTCAATAGAGGAAAAATTCTATAAGTACACTGTTTTGGCAAAGGCTGCTGCAGAATATGTTAGAAGAAGTATTGGGTTGGAGGATATAGCATACATCGATTTGCAAGAAGCATACACAGCTCTTTTGCCATTGCAGCTGAGAATCCCTGGAAGATATAGAATGGTTATTCACACAGCTGGTATTTGGGGTCATCCATCATTTCCAAGAGACTTGATTTCTTTGGAGTATGGATACAGGTTTATACAGCCAGAAGTTTACTTAACTGAGATAGGTCTTGCTGTAGCAGAGCAAGTGTTTGCTGTATCAGCTAAGCACTACGATGTTTTACTTAAAATATTTCCTCACTTCAACGACAAGCTTAGCTATATAACAAATGGTGTTAATGTTGATAGATGGATGCATGAAGAGTTGAAGAAATCCTATGAAGCAACATCAATAACATTAGATACTTTTGTAAGAATCAGAGAGAGGATAAAAAGCAGATTTGAATCATTTCTACAAGAATATAAGAAAGATGTTGTAATCGATAACAAATTTATTGTTGTTTGGGCTAGGAGAATAACAGAGTATAAAAGGCCTTGGATGGTTATAAAGCTTGTTAGAGAACTTAAGGATTTGCCAATACTTTTTGTTCTTGGCGGAAAAGCCCATCCCTATGACCATGTCGGTCTTGAATATATGAAGCTTTTCAAAAAACTTCACAACGAGCTTCCAAATGTTGTTTACATACATGATTATGATGTTAGAAAAGCAAAAACTGTTTTATCTTCTGGAGACCTATTGCTCTTCACACCATTCTCTGGTCTTGAGGCATGTGGCACCAGCTTCATGAAGGCTGCAATTAATGGTGTGCCAACTCTTGCCTCTAGAGATGGAGGTGTGCTAGAGCTCATTGTTGATAATGTTAATGGGTGGCTTTTTGGAGAGGATATTAGAGAGCCTATAGATGTTTATAGCCAAAGAGCTGGGGAAATAAATGAGAAAGAATATGCTGAGCTAAAGGCAAGGCTTATTCAAATATATAATCTCTATAGAAATGATCCTGAAAGATACTATAGCATAGCATTATCAGCATTTAGATCGTTCATACCTAGAGCAAGTATGCAAAGAGTTTTGAGGGAATACTACCCAGATTTGATTAAAGCACCAACAATTTAATCTCTATACTTATGTAAAAATAAAATTAAGTTTAACTTTTAGCTGAAGTGCTTTGCCATTTCCTCATTTCCAGGCATTTTCAAAATAGCATCAATAACATCATTAACTTGCTGAACACTCTTAGTTCTAACATCGACTATCAACCAGTTGAACAAAGCGTCTCTACCACCCTCGAGAAATGCTTGCAAAGCCCATTCAGCTCTCATAAGTCTATGCATCAGTACAAAGCGCAGAATTTTTGGTGGTATTGGCTCAACTGGTTTTGGATGAATACCCTTTCCATCAACTTTAACAGGTACTTCAACAGCTATGTTATTTGGAAGCTCTGGCAATGCACCATTATTCATTATGTTAACGTATAGTGGTGCCTTTAATGGTTTGTCAGCTGGTGTTGGAAGCTCGTAGGAGTCTATAGACTTGTTGTTGTAGAGAGCATCCATTAGTGGTACCAGCAGTTCTCCACTTGGTCTTGGAGGCTCTCTTTGAACCAAAGGTGTTGACGTGTCAAACACCACCCTTGCCATTTCACTGATTATTCTTCTGACATTCAAGAATCTTATTGCGTTTCCTATTTCAGAATCTGGTCCTCCGTATGGCCCATACCAATACTTCTTGGTTTGCAAATCCCAGTGGTATTTCCATGTGCCACCTCTTACACTATCTCCTATTGGTAGATAGCCATATGTTTTATACATGTCTATTGCAGCAGGGGCTAAGTCAACATCCCATGGATTGTGTGTGTACTCTCTCCAAACACTCCAGTACTTCTCAGCATCCTCCTTTATCCACTCATCTACATATCTATAAGCATTTTCTCCCATATATCTGAACTTTGTAAGCCATATAACGTGGTTAAAGCCTTTCATCTCAAACTCTAGCTCGTCAAAGTTTATTAGGGATAGCAATGCTTTTGTGCATTCTGGGTGGTGCATGGCACAAAGAGCTGTTATGTCTTTGCCCAGCTTCTCTTTGGAGAGTCTCATAGCAAGAATCTCCAAAGCTGCTCTAAAACCTAGAAAGCCATGGCATATGCCAGCAACCTTAACCTTGGTTTCTCTACCAATAAGTGTTGTTAGCTCAAGTACAGGGTTAGCCACTATGAAGAACCATGCGTTTGGAGCTAGCTCCTCTATATCTCTTGCAATTTCTAAATGCACTTTGAATTGGTGATAACCCCAAATTGTGTGGTAGTCTCCAACATAGTTCCACTCAACAGAGTTTATACCATATTTATAGCCATGTCTCTCAGATATTTCCCTCATGGTCTCGTAGTATGTGTATCCCTTGGCCAAAACAGTTGATATAACAAAATCAGCATTTTTTATAGCCTCTTTCCTATCCTTAGTTGCAAAAACCTTTGTGGGAAGCTTCAACTCCTCAACATACCTCTTAGCAAAAGTGCCTATAATGCTTAGTCTATAATCATCTATATCCATTAGCCATATCTCAGAGTTTTGCAAATCCTTATTGAGGAATATATCTATAAGTATTCTACTTGTCCACCTCGCACTACCAGCACCAATAAAAGCTATTTTAGGGCCTTTAACCATGTGATTCAACACCAAGTGTTGGCTAAGACTAGGGAACATTTAAAAACTTTTAGTATTCAAAACACATTAAGTTAAAGTATTGATGCAGCAATTTTTGAAGAAACAAGGTTTTGTACTTAAAAACGATTTTAAATTTCTCTATCCAACAATTTTTCTATGGACACCAACTCTAGCTGTGTGAAGAAAGCATGTTGAGTATTCCAGATGTTGATGGGGTGTATGTTTACAGGGGTGGGAGCTGGGAAAGAATTGTTTTTGAAGGACCCTATGTGCCAAGTGCTGATGGTATCTATATTATCTACTTTAGGAATAGGTCGTGCCCTGGATGCAAAGGTTTTGACAAGCTTTGGAATAGATTTGTTGCTGAAAACGGAAATGGGTTTAAAGAAGCTGTTTTGGTTCAATGCACAAACTTCTTCTTTGAATGCAGTTCACAAGAAGCTGCAGACACATTTATTTTCTACCTAGTTTTTGCAACACCACAACTTGTTGTTGTTGTGATTGAGAATGGTGTTCCCGTTTACATTGAGAGAGAGGTTTATTTCCCAGATCTAGACTCTTTAAAGAACTTTGTTTTTGGTGTTAATGAGAGGAGGAAGAGAGTTTCTGAGGAAAGTACTGAGGAAAGTGAAGAGGAGGGGATATACATAGATCTAAACAGCAAGAACTGGAAAGATGTTGTGAATAAGATAAAATCAATTGTTTTAGAGGGGAGAAACCTCAAAGAAATTTGCGATGAGGAAGGCTGTAAAGTGGTTATTGAATAACCTCAAATTACATTTATTGTATTCTAATTGTTTAATGCATCATAACATTGAATTGATTGAAATACAAAAGCTTTTAAGCTAGTCAAAAAATGTGCATTGTGTAACAGCCTTGGTATAGCATTTTGAATAGGGTGTTGCCAGGGTTTTTGTTAAGAGAGTTGAATTTGATTAAAAGTTTCACAGCTTTTTAGATAATTAATTGTAGCACCAGAAACACTTATTATACCAGCCATAAACAGTTTGTTTTTGTGGCGATGCAGATTGGCTATAGCTGTTGTTGGTAGTATTCACGCAGATTTCTATGTGAAAACAAAGAGGTTTCCGCAACCAGATGAAACTGTTATTGGTAGTGACTTTGCTATTTTTCCTGGTGGTAAAGGGGCTAATCAAGCTGTTGGCTGTGCTCGCTTAGGTGTTGAAACATATATGATTGGTGCTATTGGAAATGACTACATAGGCTCTTTGCTTGTTGAAAATCTTGCTAGAAATGGTGTTAGAGTTGATTATGTTTATAAAGCTAGTTGCAATAGTGGTGTTGCTTTCATAATTTTAAATGAGGAAACTGGGGAGAACATGATAATTGTTTCGCCTGGTGCTGACAATGCTCTTACCCCAGAGTATGTGGAAAATTCTTTGAGGCAGTTAAGCAACAAGGTAAAAATTGTTTTGACTCAGCTTGAAACACCTTTAGAAACTGTTTACAGGTCTATTGAAGTTGCCAAGAAAATGAATATGATCACTATTTTGAATCCTGCACCAGCAAGAGAGTTAGATAACTCCATATACAAATTCATCGATGTTATTGTTCCAAATAGAGTTGAGCTTCAACAACTCACGGGTGTGGAGGTGAATAGTATTGAAAGTGTTTTCAAAGCTGGTGAAAAGCTTTTGGATCATGGAGTAAAAGCTGTTGTTGCAACACTTGGCTCAAAAGGAGCTGCTATAACAACGCCATGGCTTAGAGCAATAGTCAAAGCATTTCCTGTTCAAGTAGTTGACACAACAGGTGCTGGAGACGCTTTTATGGCTGGTCTTGCAGTAGCTCTTCTACAAAACATGGACATTGTTGAAGCAGTTAAATTCGCTAATGCAACAGCCGCTTTGAAAATAACTCGCATGGGCGCTCAAAGCATGCCAACAAGAAGCGAGGTTGAGAATCTTATAAGCAAATACGATGGGAGATTACTTGTTGAGTTAGTTAAACAGTAAATTCACCTTTTTGCAAAACCATGTTTTGAATAAGCTTTTTTAGTTTTTCAAAGCCAAAAATTCTTCGGTAATTCAAATTAATTGAAACAAGAGATATTCTACTTAGAATATGCAAACCTGTTGGGACCAGGGTTAGAGGAGTTGTTGTTTACTATCACTGGGAAGGTTTTGTTTCTGGAGATATTGAGAAGTCTGATGCTAAGTGCAGATTTATTAACAGCAACTGTGGCTGCACAATGGTTTCCATTGACTATAGATTGATGCCAAAGCACAGGTTTCCAGCTGCTGTAGTAGACTCTTTCGATGCTCTCAAGTGGGTTTATGACCATGCCTAGGAGCTTAGCAAAAACAAGAACAATGTATGTGTAATTGGTATTAGTGCAAGTGGCAATTTAGCAGCTATTGCAACTATTTTGGCTAGAGACGATAGGATAAAGCTAAAGTGCCAAACACTTGTGTTGCCTGTTATAGGCTTTGACCCATACTCAGCTTGAAAGAGACTTTCAACCCATTGTTCACACCAACACCATCAAATCTTGAAAACCCCCACAAGCACTGGTAATAACAGCTAAAAAAGATGCTTTGAGAGATCAGGAAGAGGCATATGCTAAGAGATTGAAAGACTTTAGGCTGAATCCTTTTTCATGTCAATAAAAATCTTCTTATATTTGTTTACATTGGTTAAGAATGATCTCTCTCACTGATGTGGGCTACGCCCAAAGGGAGTGGGAGTAATTTGGAGATGTGAGTCTTGTGCCGTTGGGCTCTAAAGAGTTTCATGACCCACTTACCAAGCTTAGCAGTAAGTGGTTAAGGGTTAAGTCTCTACACTTGATCATGAATAAACACAAAATGATTGAAATGAAAGTGTAGAGACAAACAGTACCAGTAATCTCGATTAGACTAAATGGAATTGGGTACATGCTTAATGAGGGACATGAAAAATTCGTTAATCTCATAGTGGCAACATTTCTAAGAGAAGTGCTATCAACATAAACAAAGGAATTTGATAAGTATTTACATCTTGTACACATCTCCACACATCTACACAAACTTTTTATAAACCCAACTCTTTTTGGGAAACTCGATGGAGAAGCTTTTGAAGATTTATAGACAAGGTGATTTGCTGCTTATCGAGGATTTTGCTCAGCTATCTGAAAACACAAAAGTTGGCAATGCCCTTGTTGTTGAGTCGGAAACTGGTAACAAACATGTTTTGATGGGATCTGTTCACAATTTGCATGGCCAGCTATATGTTGTTGTTGAAAAACCTACTCCATTGACTCATCCGCAACACCCACAGCTGGTAATCGAACCTGGTATTTACAGAGTTGAGTTTGTTAGGGACTATGCTTTGAGAAGAGCTGTTGACTAGTCAAAAAACCAGTTGTGTTTAGCATGTTTTGTCATCTTGGGTTGGGGAAAGCGTATAGAAGATCATACGAATTTTTTCTATTCAACAAAATAACAAGTTCTGCAGCTAGAAAAGGTGGTTTCAATGGTTTTAGTGTTTATGGGTTTCTTGGTTATCCATACAGGGTTTTAGTCGAGTTGTTTAGAGGTTTTGTTGTTAATAGCTATAGATATGGTGGTAGAGAGTATTATGTGTTTCCAGAAGAGTTTTGCGATTTATTCAAACTTGTTGCTAGACTCATAAACAATCTCTATAGATTCTATGGCAAAGATGTTAACATGGTGTTTAAGCATATTGAGAATCTCCTTCAAAAATGTGACAATGTTGAGAATTGTCTGAGTGTTTTGAGCGAGGAGGTTTCGAGGGTAGAGAGAATTCTTGTTGAAAGGTCATTAAGAGGTAGAAAGGCTTTGACAACAAGATTTGAGAAAAGTTTTGAGAGGTGTAGAAGCATTGTTTATAGGTATTTCCCTGGTTTCATAAACCCCCACATCCACATCTACAGCTCTGTTAACGATTTGGAGAATTTTCTTGGGAAACTACTTGGATTTGAAAGAGCTAGGAGATACTCAGAGTTTATAGCTTATCACTCACCAACGCTTATAGCATCAAATGATTTGGTTCTTGTTGCTAGAGAGCATGAGTTAAATGGCTTTAGAATATTTGTTGATGATTGTAGCGAAACAAATTCATATGCTATTCTAAAAGTTGTTGGTGCTTCAACAGCCAATGGCTATATACAAAAGGTTTACTGGGTTGCTATACTGGGGATAGATAAATACACAAAGCAACTGTTTCTACACTACATACCTCCAACGCTACTGCTTAGAAAAGCTGAGATTTGCAGAATGTGGCTACTTGGACTCGTGGACGATTTTGGTAGGTGGAGATACCACAGCTATAAACTTGTCGAGGTTTAACACATGCAATGGAGTTGAAGGTGTTAAACCAAAACACGAAAGTTTTTTAGCTAAATAAATCAATATGATTAAGCTGTAGGCGGCTTAGCATGGTTGATGCACTATCCATACTATCTGCTATTGGTAGTCTCGGAGCTCTGGCTTCAGTTATTAGCGTTGCTTATTGGCTTGGCAAAAAGTTTTCTGAAATAGATGCAAAGTTTAAGTTAATAGATGAGAGGTTTAAGCGAATAGATGAAAGATTTGAGAGACTTGGCAATGCTTTCACATCTTATCAGGAATTCCTCATAGAGTTTCTCTCGAGAGAGGGTGTTATTAAGAGTGGTGATAAAGAGCTTCTAATCAACGAAGCTAGAAGAGTTATGAGACTTGCTTTGGCAAATCCAATGACAAAAGAGGAGTTGGAAAAGCTGAGGGAGTATCTAGATAAAAGCGAAAAAGATGAGCTAACACCTGAAGAAGCTGATGAGTTTCTTGAGCTAGCAAGAAAATTTGCGTGGGAGTATGGAAATAGGCCAGAGGCTTGGAAGCTACACATATATGCAACAATAACAAGAGCACTTGTGAAAAAGAAGTGGGCTGAGAAGAAAGAGCGAGAAGTACAAGCATCAACACAGAAACAACAGTGAATATCTAAACCAAGTCCCAACTTTGAAAGCATGTGTTTGCCGCAAGTTGGTATGAACATGATTATTAACTTCTCCACCTAGACACTGTCTTCAACGCAAAATCATTTCACAATGGGGAGAGGTTAGACTTTGTTTCGCTGGGCATCAAGGTTAATAAGAGTTTGCTTCAAGATATTCTCTAGGCTGATTGTTTGTGAGCTTTGATGAGGCAGAGGTGTTGAGGATAGGTCATAGCAGTATTTAAAATAATACTTTATAAATTGTTTTACACAGTTTATTATAGAGCAAGGTGTAACACTTGAGAATTTCTATTGATGCTGCTGATATAATATTTTATCAGGATCTTGTTAAGAAACAAATTGATGAATTGAAGTCTTCCAAGAGTCAGGAAGTTTTAAGGTACAAGCTTTTTTGTTTTGATTCTTCCTGCAATGAAAAGATGCCGCTTTCACGTGGTGAAGGTTATGAATATGTTGTTGAAAGAATTGATGATGTAGATAAAAATCAATTGAATAAATTAATCAGTAATGGTGTTTTGATAAAATTAGGTAAAATCAAAAATTCTGATATTTATACAACACTTCATGGCGATTTAGTGTTTAGAGTTTTGAGAGGAAGGGCTTACGAAGATAATTTGAATAATAGATGGGTCGGATATTTTGATATTGACATTGAAGAAGAGTATATGCCTAATTTCAACGCCTATGAAGTATCAAAAATGACAACGATCCTAGAAAAATTCTTTATCGAGAATGGTGTTGACGCTAAATTGGCGAAAATTTTTTGTAAAGCCATTATAGAGGGTTTGCAGAGAAGTGGCTATTCATCTCTAGCTATTTGGCAAGTTGAAGCCATAAAAAATATCTTATTTTCATTGAAAAACAAAAACTACTATGTTGTTACAGCTCCAGCTGCTGCTGGTAAAACAATTGTTTTTCAGGTAATTGCCATAGCACAAGCACTTTTGTCAAAATATCATGAACAGAGGTATGGCAGTGACAACAAGGTTCTAATTGTTTATCCAAGAAAAGCTCTTCAGAAACAGCAATTAGAGAGATTATTGAGGATGTTGTATCATGTAAATAGTGTTTTGAAAAAAGAGAAAGAAATGAGTAATTATATAGTAACTGTAGCTATAGATAGAGGAGTGCAGGGTAAAGTTGAGGAAAGGATTAAAGATCTTGAAATACCATGTCCATCAAATAGCAATACTACAATCCATGTCATTTACGAAAATCAAAAAGCAGCAAAATATATTTGTGGCAAAGATGGTGAGGAACTAGACTTTTTGGTTGGATTCGTTATAACATCGAAGGATAGAGATCTTGTAGCGAAAAAGGATCCGGATATATTAATTACAAATCCCTGGACTATAAAAGAAAGATTATTGTCACCAAAAGGTATATACAGATCTCTATACAGGAACAGAGGTTTAATAGTGTTAGATGAAGCACATGTATACATGAATGTTAACTATATAGATTTAATTAGTATATTCAGGCTTTTGCTGCATCTGCGCAAGCAAGAAGGTAAAGAATGCAAGTTTATATCACTATCAGCTACAATATCATTAGATGATGCTAGAGACTTATTGTCTTGGATTCTTGGTGTCAACAAGAACATTGTGTCGCATTTAGATTATGAGGAGTTGGAGCCAAGGAAACAAGAATTTCGAAAACTAAAAATAATAGTTACTTTACTTCCCTATAGACTCACCATTGAAACACTATTACAAGGAATATTACAGGTGCTGCTTGCAGCACAAATAAATAGAGAATTCAAGTCAATAGTATTTGTAGATAGTGTAAGTGAGGCTAGTACAGTACACGACTATCTAAAAACAATTGTGTATTATAGAGAAGGTGTTGAAATATGTGATCACATATCAAAAATACCTTGCAAAAACAATCAACTAGTGAAACTACAACCTAGAAACTCTTTAGAAGGGATTTGGGATGACTATAGCTGGGCTCATCTATTAGACATAAAGAATATGAATACAATAGGAGATTTGCTAAACAAGATAAAATCAACTTTTGAAAGTATAAGGCTTCACCATGGCGGATTAGAAGAAAGAGAGAGACATGAAATAGAGAAGGGGTTTGTCCAGGGAAAATATAAACTGTTGATATCCACATCAACATTAGACCTTGGGATGGACTATGAAGATGTTGCATTTATTGTACAGTACAAGGATCCAATAAGCGATGAAGCCCTGGAACAAAGAGTTGGCAGGGCTGGTAGAAAG of the Ignisphaera cupida genome contains:
- a CDS encoding glycogen/starch/alpha-glucan phosphorylase, whose translation is MGEAKSDAYAISITPDLALDFGYTYAGGLGVLEGDKFYAAGKMGIKYIALCLLYRNGYVDYDFDSEGNPKPRPQPQPQEFLNILKPSDKFVIKLRNSDVVVEALEHQFGTAKTVFFNVVEPAWASKIVDRIYIEDSIEEKFYKYTVLAKAAAEYVRRSIGLEDIAYIDLQEAYTALLPLQLRIPGRYRMVIHTAGIWGHPSFPRDLISLEYGYRFIQPEVYLTEIGLAVAEQVFAVSAKHYDVLLKIFPHFNDKLSYITNGVNVDRWMHEELKKSYEATSITLDTFVRIRERIKSRFESFLQEYKKDVVIDNKFIVVWARRITEYKRPWMVIKLVRELKDLPILFVLGGKAHPYDHVGLEYMKLFKKLHNELPNVVYIHDYDVRKAKTVLSSGDLLLFTPFSGLEACGTSFMKAAINGVPTLASRDGGVLELIVDNVNGWLFGEDIREPIDVYSQRAGEINEKEYAELKARLIQIYNLYRNDPERYYSIALSAFRSFIPRASMQRVLREYYPDLIKAPTI
- a CDS encoding alpha-glucosidase/alpha-galactosidase — translated: MVKGPKIAFIGAGSARWTSRILIDIFLNKDLQNSEIWLMDIDDYRLSIIGTFAKRYVEELKLPTKVFATKDRKEAIKNADFVISTVLAKGYTYYETMREISERHGYKYGINSVEWNYVGDYHTIWGYHQFKVHLEIARDIEELAPNAWFFIVANPVLELTTLIGRETKVKVAGICHGFLGFRAALEILAMRLSKEKLGKDITALCAMHHPECTKALLSLINFDELEFEMKGFNHVIWLTKFRYMGENAYRYVDEWIKEDAEKYWSVWREYTHNPWDVDLAPAAIDMYKTYGYLPIGDSVRGGTWKYHWDLQTKKYWYGPYGGPDSEIGNAIRFLNVRRIISEMARVVFDTSTPLVQREPPRPSGELLVPLMDALYNNKSIDSYELPTPADKPLKAPLYVNIMNNGALPELPNNIAVEVPVKVDGKGIHPKPVEPIPPKILRFVLMHRLMRAEWALQAFLEGGRDALFNWLIVDVRTKSVQQVNDVIDAILKMPGNEEMAKHFS
- the rbsK gene encoding ribokinase — protein: MAIAVVGSIHADFYVKTKRFPQPDETVIGSDFAIFPGGKGANQAVGCARLGVETYMIGAIGNDYIGSLLVENLARNGVRVDYVYKASCNSGVAFIILNEETGENMIIVSPGADNALTPEYVENSLRQLSNKVKIVLTQLETPLETVYRSIEVAKKMNMITILNPAPARELDNSIYKFIDVIVPNRVELQQLTGVEVNSIESVFKAGEKLLDHGVKAVVATLGSKGAAITTPWLRAIVKAFPVQVVDTTGAGDAFMAGLAVALLQNMDIVEAVKFANATAALKITRMGAQSMPTRSEVENLISKYDGRLLVELVKQ
- a CDS encoding DEAD/DEAH box helicase, with product MRISIDAADIIFYQDLVKKQIDELKSSKSQEVLRYKLFCFDSSCNEKMPLSRGEGYEYVVERIDDVDKNQLNKLISNGVLIKLGKIKNSDIYTTLHGDLVFRVLRGRAYEDNLNNRWVGYFDIDIEEEYMPNFNAYEVSKMTTILEKFFIENGVDAKLAKIFCKAIIEGLQRSGYSSLAIWQVEAIKNILFSLKNKNYYVVTAPAAAGKTIVFQVIAIAQALLSKYHEQRYGSDNKVLIVYPRKALQKQQLERLLRMLYHVNSVLKKEKEMSNYIVTVAIDRGVQGKVEERIKDLEIPCPSNSNTTIHVIYENQKAAKYICGKDGEELDFLVGFVITSKDRDLVAKKDPDILITNPWTIKERLLSPKGIYRSLYRNRGLIVLDEAHVYMNVNYIDLISIFRLLLHLRKQEGKECKFISLSATISLDDARDLLSWILGVNKNIVSHLDYEELEPRKQEFRKLKIIVTLLPYRLTIETLLQGILQVLLAAQINREFKSIVFVDSVSEASTVHDYLKTIVYYREGVEICDHISKIPCKNNQLVKLQPRNSLEGIWDDYSWAHLLDIKNMNTIGDLLNKIKSTFESIRLHHGGLEERERHEIEKGFVQGKYKLLISTSTLDLGMDYEDVAFIVQYKDPISDEALEQRVGRAGRKENTYRISLAFYIPTLTPALIQRIYDSSSKDIRVSSVLPDTSILKLALLYNTIEYEVINTLEDFIKGNIKRKITLHKIEEIINNILSSKFNEYAFLNLIKNLEIPEDIISIHPLYYQQLQIMFKNRTNIIKEWNKLRKFLNNTIDQYKRKGMKDRIFNNYFQELKELVKELKLSDKIKDEEMKKLAEKYLNKTIKDLRKEIIKKLKEINDVFNRIETMFPLINSPDSLKIFSNHIYQRIDSILSEKNTDNTCNYFKNYFRYYIMIIAQQSQQTKLEEMLENDQNCMKCISDKIYNKEIINIKNEVLKYINSLINISEKVPLILAAISYYRKIKSENYENCREISSLEKFRRCWYNVLKENLMNKLSMIIPISFAQRNIDSVRLGD